One window from the genome of Salvia splendens isolate huo1 chromosome 9, SspV2, whole genome shotgun sequence encodes:
- the LOC121747415 gene encoding WD-40 repeat-containing protein MSI4-like → MERTPPRKRGRLKRSTTSSMGKGKDAAGTPSRIKPSASHKRKPAVNEGYNHWKHSSSPCFMIGSPLTILPGPLSPAAGGLFLNEELKRTYNDFMLRFELKASETATITANHTAKASNTTSRNRVFIWDVEAQPNRRAILGAEESRPDLVLSGHQDIAEFALAMCRAEPFVLSGGRDKSVVLWSIQDHVSTLANAGTQSAESASSIIKAADNSTVGSRGIFQGHTDTVEDVQFCPSSSQQFCSVGDDSCLIFWDARIGSDPVVKVHVSASGVSAPVHKFSGHSAAVLSVQLSPDKCSVFGSCAEDGLLNIWDYEDFRLVRRKTQGQTLILQQGCFSNMLGTGIRLLTSIGMLMIHGQLLVYLMMGNSPVGVVLFRCGV, encoded by the exons ATGGAAAGGACTCCACCAAGGAAGCGCGGGAGGCTGAAGCGATCGACGACATCCTCCATGGGCAAGGGCAAAGATGCCGCCGGAACGCCCTCCAGAATTAAACCGTCTGCCTCCCACAAGAGGAAGCCCGCCGTTAACGAGGGTTATAACCACTGGAAGCACAGCTCGTCCCCGTGCTTTATGATTGGATCGCCTCTCACAATCTTACCTGGCCCTCTCTCTCCTGCCG CTGGGGGCCTGTTCTTGAACGAGGAGCTCAAAAGAACATACAACGACTTTATGTTGCGATTCGAGCTCAAAGCCAGCGAGACCGCAACGATCACTGCAAATCACACAGCAAAAGCAAGCAACACAACCTCACGCAACAGA gtTTTTATTTGGGACGTGGAGGCACAACCTAATCGGCGAGCTATTCTTGGAGCTGAGGAGTCTCGCCCAGATTTG GTCTTATCAGGACACCAAGACATTGCAGAATTTGCTCTTGCAATGTGCCGAGCCGAACCCTTTGTGCTCTCTGGAG GGAGGGATAAATCTGTTGTGTTGTGGAGTATTCAGGATCATGTTTCAACACTTGCCAATGCTGGAACCCAATCTGCTGAGTCTGCTAGTTCAATCATAAAGGCTGCTGATAATTCTACAGTTGGCTCACGCGGGATCTTCCAAGGCCACACTGATACAGTTGAGGATGTTCAGTTTTGTCCATCAAG CTCTCAGCAATTTTGTAGTGTTGGAGATGATTCTTGTTTGATATTTTGGGACGCAAGGATTGGAAGTGATCCGGTTGTTAAG GTGCATGTTTCAGCGAGTGGAGTAAGTGCCCCTGTCCATAAATTTTCAGGTCACAGTGCAGCTGTTCTCTCTGTCCAg TTGTCACCTGACAAATGCTCTGTATTTGGGAGCTGTGCAGAAGATGGCTTGTTAAACATCTGGGACTATGAGGATTTTAG GTTGGTCAGAAGGAAGACACAGGGTCAGACCCTGATACTCCAGCAGGGTTGTTTTTCAAACATGCTGGGCACAG GGATAAGGTTGTTGACTTCCATTGGAATGTTGATGATCCATGGACAATTGTTAGTGTATCTGATGATGGGGAATTCGCCGGTGGGGGTGGTACTCTTCAG ATGTGGCGTATGA
- the LOC121746455 gene encoding probable polyamine oxidase 5: MVSKKPRVVIIGAGMAGLTAANKLYTAAASSLELTVVEGGSRIGGRISTAEFSGDRIEHGATWIHGIEGSPLYEIAGDTNLLISDQPWECMDGALGDPVTAAEGGHLLSPAFVDPISRLFTSLMDFILGKADIQCLVNGGDLSVGSFLRRGLAAYLEKEKKGISVGRWSKRSLQKAVFAMHESIQRTYTSATDLSSLDYNAEKDYVLLPGEEITVAGGYSGIIDHLASVLPDGVIQLGRKVEKIEWASSSCEGRPVVLHFSNGTAMSADHVIVTVSLGVLKAGTSSEGWNLFHPSLPSCKAGAISRLGYGLVNKVFLHLSPSYRDNDGFPFLQMVFHPSDSELRNPKVPQWIRRTSFLCPIYSNSRTVLSWFTGQEALELEKLTDDEIIGGFSRTVSNLLPSQQHNEISQKFDEVLRTQWGSNPLFLGSYSYVAVGSSIDDMDTLAEPLPKYGGGDSAPPPLQILFAGEATHKTHYSTTHGAYFSGLREANRLLKHYNCIN, translated from the coding sequence ATGGTTAGCAAAAAACCCAGGGTGGTTATAATTGGCGCCGGAATGGCCGGCCTCACGGCCGCCAACAAGCTGTACACAGCCGCCGCGAGCTCCCTGGAGCTCACGGTGGTGGAGGGCGGCTCCAGAATCGGTGGGCGAATCAGCACCGCCGAATTTTCTGGAGACCGGATTGAGCACGGCGCCACGTGGATCCACGGGATCGAAGGCAGCCCCCTTTACGAAATCGCCGGAGATACAAACTTGCTCATCTCCGATCAGCCGTGGGAGTGCATGGACGGCGCTCTCGGAGATCCCGTCACGGCGGCGGAGGGCGGCCACCTCCTATCCCCGGCCTTCGTCGACCCGATTTCCCGCCTCTTCACCAGTCTCATGGATTTCATCCTCGGAAAGGCCGATATTCAATGCCTTGTTAACGGCGGCGATCTCAGCGTCGGTTCCTTCCTCCGCCGCGGCCTCGCCGCGTATctggagaaggagaagaagggTATATCTGTGGGGAGATGGAGCAAGCGATCGCTGCAGAAGGCGGTTTTCGCGATGCACGAGAGCATACAGCGGACCTACACCTCCGCCACCGACCTCTCCAGCCTCGACTACAATGCCGAGAAGGACTACGTTCTCTTGCCCGGCGAGGAGATCACCGTCGCCGGCGGATACTCCGGCATCATCGACCATCTCGCCTCCGTCCTCCCGGACGGGGTCATCCAATTAGGCCGAAAAGTCGAAAAAATTGAATGGGCCTCGTCCTCCTGCGAAGGCCGCCCCGTCGTTCTGCATTTCAGCAACGGGACGGCCATGTCCGCGGATCACGTCATCGTGACAGTGTCCCTTGGGGTGCTCAAGGCTGGAACCAGCAGCGAGGGATGGAATCTGTTCCATCCCTCGCTGCCCAGCTGCAAGGCCGGAGCCATTTCCAGGCTCGGCTATGGCCTTGTTAATAAGGTGTTTTTGCATCTTAGCCCGAGTTACCGTGACAACGACGGATTCCCCTTCTTGCAAATGGTGTTCCATCCCTCGGATTCCGAGCTGAGGAACCCGAAGGTTCCTCAGTGGATCCGAAGGACGTCGTTTCTATGCCCTATTTATAGCAACTCGAGAACTGTCCTATCCTGGTTTACAGGACAGGAGGCTCTCGAGTTGGAAAAGCTGACCGATGATGAGATCATCGGCGGCTTTTCGAGGACGGTGTCGAATTTGTTGCCATCACAACAACATAATGAAATCAGCCAGAAATTCGATGAAGTGTTGAGGACACAATGGGGGAGTAATCCACTGTTTTTGGGATCATACAGCTATGTGGCAGTTGGTTCGAGTATAGATGACATGGACACATTGGCTGAGCCGCTGCCGAAATACGGCGGCGGGGATTcagctccgccgccgctgcaaaTCCTTTTCGCCGGCGAAGCAACGCATAAAACGCATTACTCGACAACTCATGGAGCCTACTTCAGTGGCCTCAGGGAAGCCAATAGGCTGCTTAAACACTATAATTGTAttaattga
- the LOC121747213 gene encoding putative GATA transcription factor 22 codes for MNLYPSPSQFSMHQITCHGNDHEQQFFPNRSSSVSCHFFFDPTHDHTRFYNHHQLYQSTHHLTNYGSAYEAKGAVESGLKLTLWKEENGELQISSNSCSNPMRWMSSKMRVMQKKMKKTNCDRASDKTTARSNGFSYNNSPIRVCSDCNTTKTPLWRSGPKGPKSLCNACGIRQRKARRAMAAAAPVTYKGNNGHTASQLKKRCKTATTAGGNGQKRISFEDFLINLSQNLTLNRVLPDDEKDAAILLMALSSGLVN; via the exons ATGAACTTATATCCTTCCCCTTCTCAGTTTTCGATGCACCAAATTACTTGTCATGGCAATGATCATGAGCAACAATTTTTCCCAAATCGATCCTCTTCCGTTTCTTGCCATTTTTTCTTTGATCCAACACACGATCACACAAGATTCTACAATCATCACCAACTGTACCAATCTACTCATCATTTAACG AACTATGGATCAGCTTATGAGGCGAAGGGCGCAGTCGAAAGCGGCCTCAAGTTAACCCTATGGAAGGAAGAAAATGGTGAGCTTCAAATTAGCAGTAATAGTTGTAGTAACCCTATGAGATGGATGTCGTCGAAAATGAGGGTGAtgcagaagaagatgaagaagacgaaTTGTGATCGCGCTTCTGATAAAACAACGGCGAGAAGCAACGGCTTCTCTTACAACAACAGTCCAATTAGGGTTTGCTCGGACTGCAACACTACCAAGACCCCTCTATGGAGAAGTGGTCCCAAAGGCCCTAAG TCGTTATGCAACGCGTGTGGTATCAGACAGAGGAAAGCCAGGCGCGCCATGGCCGCGGCGGCGCCAGTGACGTACAAAGGTAACAACGGACACACCGCGTCGCAGCTGAAGAAACGCTGCAAGACGGCGACTACTGCTGGTGGAAATGGGCAGAAGCGGATTAGTTTTGAAGATTTCTTGATAAATTTAAGCCAGAATTTGACATTAAACAGAGTGTTACCAGACGACGAGAAGGATGCTGCGATCTTGCTCATGGCTCTATCATCTGGCCTTGTTAATTAA